A window of the Cicer arietinum cultivar CDC Frontier isolate Library 1 chromosome 6, Cicar.CDCFrontier_v2.0, whole genome shotgun sequence genome harbors these coding sequences:
- the LOC101488338 gene encoding probable magnesium transporter NIPA6 yields MGVSENYKGLILAVCSSGFIGASFILKKKGLKRAASRGTRAGGGGYTYLLEPLWWAGMITMITGEAANFVAYIYAPAVLVTPLGALSIIVSSVLAHFLLKERLQKMGVLGCVSCIVGSIVIVIHAPQEHTPNSVQEIWELATQPDFMMYAAATVSVVLVLILNFEPRYGQTNMLVYLGICSLMGSLTVVSIKAIGIAIKLTLDGISQIAYPQTWFFVIVAVICVITQLNYLNKALDTFNATIISPVYYVMFTTLTIIASAIMFKDWSGQDVSSIASEICGFITVLSGTIILHGTKEQEESTRQGSLTWFIKEDSIKCVEDEHLIVINGSDYLQN; encoded by the exons ATGGGAGTTTCAGAGAATTACAAGGGGTTGATACTTGCGGTATGTTCAAGTGGATTCATTGGTGCTAGCTTCATCTTGAAGAAGAAAGGTCTTAAACGTGCTGCTTCACGCGGTACTCGTGCAG GAGGTGGTGGTTATACTTATCTTCTAGAGCCACTATGGTGGGCTGGCATGATAACAA TGATTACTGGGGAAGCTGCAAACTTTGTGGCTTATATTTATGCTCCAGCAGTTTTGGTTACTCCTCTCGGCGCACTTAGCATCATTGTCAG TTCTGTTTTGGCTCACTTCTTGTTGAAGGAGCGACTTCAGAAGATGGGTGTGTTGGGATGTGTATCCTGCATTGTCGGATCAATTGTTATTGTCATCCATGCACCACAAGAACACACTCCGAATTCTGTTCAAGAAATATGGGAATTGGCCACTCAACCAG ACTTTATGATGTATGCCGCCGCAACAGTTTCAGTAGTTTTGGtcttgattttaaattttgaaccTCGATATGGACAGACGAATATGCTTGTCTACTTGGGAATCTGTTCATTAATGGGCTCCCTCACG GTGGTGAGCATAAAGGCCATTGGAATTGCAATAAAGCTTACACTTGATGGAATAAGTCAAATAGCTTATCCCCAAACTTGGTTTTTTGTTATAGTGGCTGTGATATGCGTCATTACACAGTTGAATTACCTTAACAAG GCCCTGGATACATTCAATGCAACAATCATTTCTCCTGTATATTATGTGATGTTCACAACTCTTACAATTATTGCAAGTGCAATAATGTTTAAG GATTGGTCTGGTCAGGATGTCAGCAGCATAGCCTCTGAGATATGCGGATTCATCACCGTTCTTTCGGGAACAATCATTTTACATGGGACTAAAGAACAGGAAGAATCCACTAGGCAAG GGTCCTTGACGTGGTTTATCAAAGAAGATTCGATAAAATGTGTTGAGGATGAACATCTTATCGTTATAAATGGTTCTGATTATCTTCAAAATTGA